The Carboxydothermus pertinax genome contains a region encoding:
- a CDS encoding magnesium chelatase domain-containing protein yields the protein MLSKVHTVALNGINGEVVEVEVDINRGLPGMEVVGLPDTAVKEARERVMSAIKNSGNGLDYTFGGYQTE from the coding sequence ATGCTTTCTAAAGTCCATACCGTTGCCTTAAACGGCATTAACGGAGAAGTAGTAGAGGTGGAGGTAGACATAAACCGCGGGCTTCCTGGGATGGAGGTGGTGGGCCTTCCCGATACGGCGGTCAAGGAAGCCCGGGAGCGGGTAATGTCGGCGATAAAAAATTCGGGAAATGGCCTAGACTATACTTTTGGCGGTTATCAAACTGAATAA